A portion of the Sus scrofa isolate TJ Tabasco breed Duroc chromosome 5, Sscrofa11.1, whole genome shotgun sequence genome contains these proteins:
- the NRIP2 gene encoding nuclear receptor-interacting protein 2 gives MEGKAAPKPPACPAGARSTRPEAPKEAGNAGSRAQEAELLGPAQLSQQRRLRQATQFLHKDSADLLPLDSLKRLGTSKDWQPHSVIQRRLVEGSQSRPAGESPLAQALTHSQESRRRPSKTERLALLVNCKCRDQVLRVAVDTGTHYNQISAGCLSRLGLGKRVLGAPGGDLTPGPPAQVAQLELQLGQETVVCSAQVVDVERPELCLGLQTLLSLQCCIDLEHGVLRLKAPFPELPFLPLHQEPGQ, from the exons ATGGAGGGCAAGGCTGCTCCGAAGCCCCCAGCCTGCCCCGCAGGGGCCAGGAGCACCAGGCCAGAGGCCCCAAAGGAGGCAGGCAACGCCGGGAGCAGGGCACAGGAGGCAGAGCTGCTGGGCCCAGCCCAGCTGAGCCAGCAGCGGCGGCTCAGACAGGCCACCCAGTTCCTGCACAAGGACTCGGCCGACTTGCTCCCGCTGGACAGCCTCAAGAGGCTCGGCACCTCCAAGGACTGG CAGCCACACAGCGTGATCCAGAGGCGCCTGGTGGAGGGGAGCCAGAGCCGGCCTGCAGGGGAATCTCCCCTGGCACAGGCCCTGACCCACAGCCAGGAGAGCAGGAGGAGGCCCAGCAAGACCGAGAGGCTGGCTCTCCTGGTCAACTGCAAG TGCCGGGACCAGGTTCTTAGGGTGGCTGTGGACACGGGCACTCACTACAACCAGATCTCCGCTGGATGTCTCAGCCGCCTTGG GTTAGGGAAGAGGGTCCTAGGAGCCCCAGGTGGGGACCTGACAcctgggcccccagcccaggtggcgcagctggagctacagctgggccAGGAGACTGTGGTGTGCTCGGCCCAGGTGGTGG ATGTGGAGAGGCCTGAACTCTGCCTTGGACTGCAGACCCTGCTCTCTCTCCAG TGCTGCATCGACCTGGAGCATGGCGTGCTGCGGCTGAAGGCCCCCTTCCCAGAgctgcccttcctgcctctgcaccAAGAGCCTGGCCAGTGA
- the ITFG2 gene encoding integrin-alpha FG-GAP repeat-containing protein 2 isoform X3 — protein MLTCVGVGDVCNKGKNLVVAVSAEGWFHLCDLTPAKALDASGHHETLVGEEQRPVFKQHIPANTKVMLISDIDGDGRCELVLGYTDRVVRAFRWEDLGDGTEHLMGQLVSLKKWMLEGQVDSLSVTPGPLGVPELMVSQPGCAYAILLCTWNKDPGAPPTSEVPSEGTRETPAARDVVLHQTSGRIHNKNVSTHLVGNIKRGHSPESGASGLFALCTLDGTLKLMEQADKLLWSVQVDHQLFALEKLDVTGNGHEEVVACAWDGQTYIIDHNRTVVRFQVDENIRAFCTGLYACKGGHNSPCLVYVTFNQKIYVYWEVQLERMESTNLLKLLEAEPEYRDLLQELGVDPDDLPAARALLHHSLYHPDQAPRCAPTGLQGPT, from the exons ATG CTCACTTGTGTCGGGGTTGGAGATGTGTGTAATAAAGGGAAG AACCTGGTGGTGGCTGTGAGTGCCGAGGGCTGGTTTCACTTGTGTGACCTGACGCCTGCCAAAGCCCTGGATGCTTCTGGGCACCACGAGACCCTTGTGGGGGAGGAGCAACGTCCAGTCTTCAAGCAGCACATCCCTGCCAACACCAAGGTCATGCTGATCAGCGACATCG ATGGTGACGGCCGCTGCGAGCTGGTGCTGGGTTACACAGACCGTGTGGTCCGGGCTTTCCGCTGGGAGGATCTGGGTGACGGCACTGAGCATCTGATGGGGCAGTTGGTGTCACTCAAGAAGTGGATGCTGGAGGGTCAG GTGGACAGTCTCTCAGTGACTCCTGGTCCCCTGGGTGTTCCCGAACTGATGGTATCTCAGCCCGGCTGTGCTTATGCAATTCTGTTGTGTACCTGGAACAAGGACCCTGGGGCACCCCCCACCTCTGAGGTGCCATCAGAGGGCACCAG GGAGACCCCAGCTGCCCGAGACGTCGTGCTACACCAGACATCTGGCCGCATCCACAACAAGAACGTCTCCACTCACCTTGTCGGCAACATCAAGCGAG gccacagccctgAAAGCGGCGCCTCCGGCCTCTTTGCCCTCTGCACGCTGGATG GGACGCTTAAGCTCATGGAGCAGGCAGACAAGCTGTTGTGGTCGGTGCAGGTGGACCACCAGCTGTTCGCCCTGGAGAAACTGGACGTCACG GGCAATGGGCATGAGGAGGTGGTCGCCTGTGCCTGGGACGGGCAGACGTACATCATCGATCACAACCGCACCGTGGTCCGTTTCCAGGTGGACGAGAACATCCGCGCCTTCTGTACAG GTCTGTATGCCTGCAAAGGGGGCCACAACAGCCCCTGCCTCGTGTACGTCACGTTCAACCAGAAGATCTACGTGTACTGGGAGGTGCAGCTGGAGCGGATGGAGTCCACCAACCTGCTGAAGCTGCTGGAGGCTGAGCCTGAGTACCGGGACCTGCTGCAGGAGCTGGGTGTGG ATCCTGACGACCTCCCAGCCGCCCGCGCCCTGCTTCACCACAGCCTCTACCATCCGGACCAGGCGCCGCGCTGTGCTCCCACGGGCCTCCAAGGTCCCACCTAG
- the ITFG2 gene encoding integrin-alpha FG-GAP repeat-containing protein 2 isoform X1 — protein MRSVSYVQRVALEFSGSLFPHAICLGDVDNDTLNELVVGDTSGKLLVYKNDDSRPWLTCSCQGMLTCVGVGDVCNKGKNLVVAVSAEGWFHLCDLTPAKALDASGHHETLVGEEQRPVFKQHIPANTKVMLISDIDGDGRCELVLGYTDRVVRAFRWEDLGDGTEHLMGQLVSLKKWMLEGQVDSLSVTPGPLGVPELMVSQPGCAYAILLCTWNKDPGAPPTSEVPSEGTRETPAARDVVLHQTSGRIHNKNVSTHLVGNIKRGHSPESGASGLFALCTLDGESPASPKCAGWMFVYLGSAWGLCPQPSLPLPPGTLKLMEQADKLLWSVQVDHQLFALEKLDVTGNGHEEVVACAWDGQTYIIDHNRTVVRFQVDENIRAFCTGLYACKGGHNSPCLVYVTFNQKIYVYWEVQLERMESTNLLKLLEAEPEYRDLLQELGVDPDDLPAARALLHHSLYHPDQAPRCAPTGLQGPT, from the exons ATGAGGTCGGTTAGCTACGTACAGCGCGTGGCCCTGGAGTTCAGCGGGAGCCTCTTCCCGCACGCCATCTGCCTTGGAGACGTCGATAACGACACG CTGAATGAACTCGTGGTGGGAGACACCAGCGGGAAGCTGTTGGTGTATAAGAATGATGACAGCCGGCCGTGGCTCACCTGTTCCTGCCAGGGAATG CTCACTTGTGTCGGGGTTGGAGATGTGTGTAATAAAGGGAAG AACCTGGTGGTGGCTGTGAGTGCCGAGGGCTGGTTTCACTTGTGTGACCTGACGCCTGCCAAAGCCCTGGATGCTTCTGGGCACCACGAGACCCTTGTGGGGGAGGAGCAACGTCCAGTCTTCAAGCAGCACATCCCTGCCAACACCAAGGTCATGCTGATCAGCGACATCG ATGGTGACGGCCGCTGCGAGCTGGTGCTGGGTTACACAGACCGTGTGGTCCGGGCTTTCCGCTGGGAGGATCTGGGTGACGGCACTGAGCATCTGATGGGGCAGTTGGTGTCACTCAAGAAGTGGATGCTGGAGGGTCAG GTGGACAGTCTCTCAGTGACTCCTGGTCCCCTGGGTGTTCCCGAACTGATGGTATCTCAGCCCGGCTGTGCTTATGCAATTCTGTTGTGTACCTGGAACAAGGACCCTGGGGCACCCCCCACCTCTGAGGTGCCATCAGAGGGCACCAG GGAGACCCCAGCTGCCCGAGACGTCGTGCTACACCAGACATCTGGCCGCATCCACAACAAGAACGTCTCCACTCACCTTGTCGGCAACATCAAGCGAG gccacagccctgAAAGCGGCGCCTCCGGCCTCTTTGCCCTCTGCACGCTGGATGGTGAGTCTCCAGCCAGTCCCAAGTGTGCAGGGTGGATGTTTGTGTACCTGGGGTCTGCTTGGGGGTTgtgtccccagcccagcctgcctcTCCCCCCAGGGACGCTTAAGCTCATGGAGCAGGCAGACAAGCTGTTGTGGTCGGTGCAGGTGGACCACCAGCTGTTCGCCCTGGAGAAACTGGACGTCACG GGCAATGGGCATGAGGAGGTGGTCGCCTGTGCCTGGGACGGGCAGACGTACATCATCGATCACAACCGCACCGTGGTCCGTTTCCAGGTGGACGAGAACATCCGCGCCTTCTGTACAG GTCTGTATGCCTGCAAAGGGGGCCACAACAGCCCCTGCCTCGTGTACGTCACGTTCAACCAGAAGATCTACGTGTACTGGGAGGTGCAGCTGGAGCGGATGGAGTCCACCAACCTGCTGAAGCTGCTGGAGGCTGAGCCTGAGTACCGGGACCTGCTGCAGGAGCTGGGTGTGG ATCCTGACGACCTCCCAGCCGCCCGCGCCCTGCTTCACCACAGCCTCTACCATCCGGACCAGGCGCCGCGCTGTGCTCCCACGGGCCTCCAAGGTCCCACCTAG
- the FKBP4 gene encoding peptidyl-prolyl cis-trans isomerase FKBP4 (The RefSeq protein has 1 substitution, 1 frameshift compared to this genomic sequence), translated as MTAEETKTAENGAQSAPLPLEGVDISPKQDEGVLKVIKREGTGTEMPMIGDRVSVHYTGWLLDGTKFDSSLDRKDKFSFDLGKGEVIKAWDIAVATMKVGEVCHITCKPEYAYGSAGSPPKIPPNATLVFEVELFEFKGEDLTEEEDGGIIRRIQTRGEGYARPNDGAIVEVALEGYYKDQIFDRREIRFEVGEGETMDLPCGLEKAIQRMEKGEHSIVYLKPSYAFGSAGKEKFHIPPNAELKYEVHLKSFEKAKESWEMSSEEKLEQSSIVKERGTVYFKEGKYKQALVQYKKIVSWLEYESSFSNEDAQKAQALRLASHLNLAMCYLKLQSFSAAIENCNKALELDSNNEKGLFRRGEAHLAVNDFDLARADFQKVLQLYPSNKAAKAQLALCQQRIRKQLAREKKLYANMFERLAEEESKAKVSGDQQADTEMKEEQKNDVAGRQPQVEAEA; from the exons GTCATCAAGCGAGAGGGCACAGGCACAGAGATGCCCATGATCGGGGACCGAGTCTCTGTCCACTACACAGGCTGGCTACTAGATGGCACCAAGTTTGACTCCAGCCTGGACCGCAAGGACAAATTCTCCTTCGACCTGGGGAAAG GAGAGGTCATCAAGGCTTGGGATATTGCTGTAGCAACCATGAAAGTGGGGGAAGTGTGCCACATCACCTGCAAACCAGAATATGCCTACGGTTCAGCCGGCAGTCCTCCCAAGATTCCTCCCAATGCCACGCTTGTGTTTGAG GTGGAGTTGTTCGAGTTCAAGGGAGAGGACCTGACAGAAGAGGAAGACGGTGGGATCATCAGGAGAATACAGACCCGGGGGGAAGGCTATGCCAGGCCCAACGATGGTGCCATTGTGGAGG TTGCCCTGGAAGGGTACTACAAGGACCAGATCTTTGACCAGCGGGAGATCCGCTTTGAGGTCGGCGAAGGGGAGACTATGGACTTGCCTTGTGGGCTGGAGAAAGCCATTCAGCGCATGGAAAAAGGAgagcattccattgtgtacctCAAACCCAG CTATGCGTTCGGCAGTGCTGGGAAGGAAAAGTTCCACATCCCACCTAATGCTGAGTTGAAGTATGAAGTACACCTCAAGAGTTTTGAGAAG GCCAAGGAGTCGTGGGAGATGAGCTCAGAGGAGAAGCTGGAGCAGAGCAGCATTGTGAAGGAGCGGGGCACTGTATACTTCAAG GAAGGCAAGTACAAGCAAGCTCTGGTGCAGTACAAGAAGATTGTGTCCTGGCTAGAATATGAGTCGAGTTTCTCTAACGAGGATGCACAGAAGGCACAGGCTCTTCGGCTGGCCTCCCACCTCAACCTAGCCATGTGTTATCTGAAACTACAGTCCTTCTCGGCTGCCATTGAAAACTGTAACAAG GCCCTGGAGCTGGACAGCAACAACGAGAAGGGC TTCCGCCGGGGAGAGGCCCACCTGGCAGTGAATGACTTTGACTTGGCTCGAGCTGACTTCCAGAAGGTCCTGCAGCTCTATCCCAGCAACAAAGCCGCCAAGGCCCAGTTGGCGCTCTGCCAGCAGCGGATCCGTAAGCAGCTTGCGCGGGAGAAGAAGCTCTATGCCAACATGTTTGAGAGGCTGGCAGAGGAGGAGAGCAAG GCCAAGGTGTCAGGAGACCAGCAGGCAGACACAGAGATGAAGGAGGAGCAGAAGAATGATGTGGCAGGGCGCCAGCCTCAGGTGGAGGCGGAAGCATag
- the ITFG2 gene encoding integrin-alpha FG-GAP repeat-containing protein 2 isoform X2, whose amino-acid sequence MRSVSYVQRVALEFSGSLFPHAICLGDVDNDTLNELVVGDTSGKLLVYKNDDSRPWLTCSCQGMLTCVGVGDVCNKGKNLVVAVSAEGWFHLCDLTPAKALDASGHHETLVGEEQRPVFKQHIPANTKVMLISDIDGDGRCELVLGYTDRVVRAFRWEDLGDGTEHLMGQLVSLKKWMLEGQVDSLSVTPGPLGVPELMVSQPGCAYAILLCTWNKDPGAPPTSEVPSEGTRETPAARDVVLHQTSGRIHNKNVSTHLVGNIKRGHSPESGASGLFALCTLDGTLKLMEQADKLLWSVQVDHQLFALEKLDVTGNGHEEVVACAWDGQTYIIDHNRTVVRFQVDENIRAFCTGLYACKGGHNSPCLVYVTFNQKIYVYWEVQLERMESTNLLKLLEAEPEYRDLLQELGVDPDDLPAARALLHHSLYHPDQAPRCAPTGLQGPT is encoded by the exons ATGAGGTCGGTTAGCTACGTACAGCGCGTGGCCCTGGAGTTCAGCGGGAGCCTCTTCCCGCACGCCATCTGCCTTGGAGACGTCGATAACGACACG CTGAATGAACTCGTGGTGGGAGACACCAGCGGGAAGCTGTTGGTGTATAAGAATGATGACAGCCGGCCGTGGCTCACCTGTTCCTGCCAGGGAATG CTCACTTGTGTCGGGGTTGGAGATGTGTGTAATAAAGGGAAG AACCTGGTGGTGGCTGTGAGTGCCGAGGGCTGGTTTCACTTGTGTGACCTGACGCCTGCCAAAGCCCTGGATGCTTCTGGGCACCACGAGACCCTTGTGGGGGAGGAGCAACGTCCAGTCTTCAAGCAGCACATCCCTGCCAACACCAAGGTCATGCTGATCAGCGACATCG ATGGTGACGGCCGCTGCGAGCTGGTGCTGGGTTACACAGACCGTGTGGTCCGGGCTTTCCGCTGGGAGGATCTGGGTGACGGCACTGAGCATCTGATGGGGCAGTTGGTGTCACTCAAGAAGTGGATGCTGGAGGGTCAG GTGGACAGTCTCTCAGTGACTCCTGGTCCCCTGGGTGTTCCCGAACTGATGGTATCTCAGCCCGGCTGTGCTTATGCAATTCTGTTGTGTACCTGGAACAAGGACCCTGGGGCACCCCCCACCTCTGAGGTGCCATCAGAGGGCACCAG GGAGACCCCAGCTGCCCGAGACGTCGTGCTACACCAGACATCTGGCCGCATCCACAACAAGAACGTCTCCACTCACCTTGTCGGCAACATCAAGCGAG gccacagccctgAAAGCGGCGCCTCCGGCCTCTTTGCCCTCTGCACGCTGGATG GGACGCTTAAGCTCATGGAGCAGGCAGACAAGCTGTTGTGGTCGGTGCAGGTGGACCACCAGCTGTTCGCCCTGGAGAAACTGGACGTCACG GGCAATGGGCATGAGGAGGTGGTCGCCTGTGCCTGGGACGGGCAGACGTACATCATCGATCACAACCGCACCGTGGTCCGTTTCCAGGTGGACGAGAACATCCGCGCCTTCTGTACAG GTCTGTATGCCTGCAAAGGGGGCCACAACAGCCCCTGCCTCGTGTACGTCACGTTCAACCAGAAGATCTACGTGTACTGGGAGGTGCAGCTGGAGCGGATGGAGTCCACCAACCTGCTGAAGCTGCTGGAGGCTGAGCCTGAGTACCGGGACCTGCTGCAGGAGCTGGGTGTGG ATCCTGACGACCTCCCAGCCGCCCGCGCCCTGCTTCACCACAGCCTCTACCATCCGGACCAGGCGCCGCGCTGTGCTCCCACGGGCCTCCAAGGTCCCACCTAG